Proteins encoded by one window of Pseudorca crassidens isolate mPseCra1 chromosome 3, mPseCra1.hap1, whole genome shotgun sequence:
- the ELL gene encoding RNA polymerase II elongation factor ELL isoform X3: protein MQDSVSLRPSIRFQGSQGHISIPQPDCPTEPRTFSFYLSNIGRDSPQGSFDCIQQYVSSHGDVHLDCLGSIQDKITVCATDDSYQKARQSLAQAEEETRSRGAIVIKPGGRYLGRKVQFRKPAPGAVDAVPSRKRATPINLASAIKKTSAGSVSGGSGVSQRPFRDRVLHLLALRPYRKAELLLRLQKDGLAQADKDALDGLLQQVANVNAKDGTCTLKDCVYKDVQKDWPGYSEGDQKLLKRMLIRKLCQPQSSGGLPGDLAANSPPGEHGSSASPPQKRPQPPDFIDPLANKKPRISHFAQRGQPAVNGKLSVPHGREALLPTPGPLAGTDAHLPLRLEPPRAHDPLADVSNDLGHSGRDCERGEVAAPAPTECLSLPLLTDCAQPSRPHGASLHGKSKKKSKKHKVKERAAEDRHRPRPPDQMSGPLGAPPVAPGLNGTCSSSSVPTSTSETPDYLLKYATISSSEQRQSYKNDFNAEYSEYRDLHARIEQITRRFTQLDAQLRQLSQGSEEYETTRGQILQEYRKIKKTNTNYSQEKHRCEYLHSKLAHIKRLIAEYDQRQLQAWP, encoded by the exons GACTCTGTTTCACTGAGACCTTCGATCCGATTTCAAGGAAGTCAGGGG CACATCTCCATCCCCCAGCCTGACTGCCCCACGGAGCCGCGGACGTTCTCCTTCTACCTCTCCAACATCGGCCGTGACAGCCCCCAGGGCAGCTTTGACTGCATCCAGCAGTACGTCTCCAG CCACGGGGATGTCCACCTGGACTGCCTGGGCAGCATCCAGGACAAAATCACAGTGTGTGCCACCGACGACTCCTACCAGAAAGCGcggcagagcctggcacaggcTGAGGAGGAGACGCGGAGTCGAGGCGCCATCGTCATCAAGCCCGGAGGCCGTTACCTGG GCAGAAAGGTTCAGTTTCGGAAACCGGCCCCGGGGGCAGTGGATGCTGTGCCCTCCCGGAAGCGGGCGACCCCCATCAACCTGGCAAGCGCCATCAAGAAAACCAGCGCTGGCAGCGTTAGCGGGGGCAGCGGGGTGTCTCAGCGGCCCTTCCGTGACCGGGTGCTGCACCTCCTGGCGCTGAGGCCCTACCGGAAGGCCGAgctgctgctgaggctgcagAAGGACGGCCTGGCCCAGGCGGACAAGGACGCGCTGGACGGCCTCCTCCAGCAG GTAGCCAACGTGAATGCCAAGGATGGCACGTGCACGCTGAAGGACTGTGTGTACAAGGATGTACAGAAGGACTGGCCCGGCTACTCAGAGGGGGACCAGAAGTTGCTGAAGCGGATGCTCATCCG GAAGTTGTGCCAGCCACAGAGCTCAGGCGGCCTCCCTGGGGACCTTGCGGCCAACAGTCCCCCGGGCGAGCACGGGAGCTCAGCCTCACCCCCTCAG aaACGGCCACAGCCTCCTGATTTCATCGACCCTCTGGCCAACAAGAAACCCAGGATATCGCACTTCGCCCAGAGAGGTCAGCCTGCAGTCAATGGGAAACTGAGTGTGCCCCACGGCCGTGAGGCCCTGCTTCCCACCCCGGGCCCACTGGCTGGTACAGACGCCCACCTGCCCCTGCGGCTGGAGCCACCACGGGCCCACGACCCCCTGGCCGACGTCAGCAACGACCTGGGCCACAGCGGCCGGGATTGCGAGCGTGGGGAAGTGGCCGCCCCGGCACCTACTGAGTGCCTCAGCCTGCCCCTGCTGACGGACTGTGCCCAGCCCAGCAGGCCCCACGGCGCCTCCTTGCACGGCAAGTCCAAGAAGAAATCCAAGAAGCACAAAGTCAAGGAGAGGGCGGCTGAGGACAGGCACCGGCCCCGGCCGCCAGACCAGATGTCGGGCCCCCTTGGAGCCCCACCAGTCGCCCCGG GTTTAAATGGGACCTGCAGCAGCTCAAGTGTTCCCACGTCGACCTCGGAGACTCCCGACTACTTGCT AAAATACGCCACTATCTCCTCTTCGGAGCAGCGCCAGAGCTACAAAAACGACTTCAATGCTGAGTATAGCGAGTACCGAGACCTGCACGCCCGCATCGAGCAGATCACACGGCGCTTCACGCAGCTCGATGCCCAGCTCCGGCAGCTCTCCCAGGGCTCTGAGGAGTACGAG ACTACTCGTGGGCAGATTTTACAGGAATATCGAAAAATCAAGAAG ACCAACACCAACTACAGCCAGGAGAAGCACCGCTGCGAGTACCTGCACAGCAAGCTGGCCCACATCAAGAGGCTCATCGCTGAGTACGACCAGCGGCAGCTGCAGGCCTGGCCTTAG
- the ISYNA1 gene encoding inositol-3-phosphate synthase 1 isoform X1, with translation MEAASEFVVESPDVVYSPEAIEAQYEYRTTCVSREGGVLKVHPTSTRFTFRTARQVPRLGVMLVGWGGNNGSTLTAAVLANRLRLSWPTRTGRKEANYYGSLTQAGTVSLGLDAEGQEVFVPFSSLLPMVAPDDIVFDGWDISSLNLAEAMRRAQVLDWGLQEQLWPHMEALRPRPSVYIPEFIAANQSARADNVIPGTRAQQLEQIRRDIRDFRSSAGLDKVIVLWTANTERFCEVVPGLNDTAENLLRTIQLGLEVSPSTLFAVASILEGCAFLNGSPQNTLVPGALELAWQRRVFVGGDDFKSGQTKVKSVLVDFLIGSGLKTMSIVSYNHLGNNDGQNLSAPPQFRSKEVSKSSVVDDMVHSNPVLYSPGEEPDHCVVIKYVPYVGDSKRALDEYTSELMLGGTNTLVLHNTCEDSLLAAPIMLDLALLTELCQRVSFCTDIDPEPQSFHPVLSLLGFLFKAPLAPPGSPVVNALFRQRSCIENILRCAPTLGIPTYGPDVHWRGCAQSLGTAGQSWDLAPLSRDHLSGPAWGSRRRTTCFWSTRWSALASSKLGMWPPPAPCLARKDQRQLPPMAVLVTPMGTHRLRHPRCPPPKAMAIQLPCSSCPHCSSAGDPSRLPSDRQ, from the exons ATGGAGGCCGCAAGTGAGTTCGTGGTCGAGAGCCCCGACGTGGTCTACAGCCCCGAGGCCATCGAGGCGCAGTATGAGTACCGGACGACGTGCGTCAGCCGCGAGGGCGGCGTCCTCAAG GTGCACCCCACGTCCACGCGCTTCACCTTCCGGACCGCCCGGCAGGTGCCCCGGCTCGGGGTCATGCTCGTCGGCTGGGGCGGGAACAACGGCTCCACGCTGACCGCTGCCGTGCTGGCCAACCGACTGCGCCTGTCCTGGCCCACGCGCACCGGCCGCAAG GAGGCCAACTACTACGGCTCGCTGACGCAGGCGGGCACTGTTAGCCTGGGTCTGGACGCCGAGGGCCAGGAGGTGTTCGTGCCCTTCAGCTCGCTGCTGCCCATGGTGGCACCCGACGACATCGTGTTCGACG GCTGGGACATATCGTCGCTGAACCTGGCGGAGGCGATGCGGCGCGCGCAGGTACTGGATTGGGGGCTGCAGGAGCAACTGTGGCCGCACATGGAGGCCCTGCGCCCGCGGCCCTCCGTCTACATCCCCGAGTTCATCGCAGCTAACCAGAGCGCGCGCGCCGACAACGTAATCCCGGGCACGCGCGCGCAGCAG ctggagCAGATCCGTAGGGACATCCGCGACTTCCGGTCCAGCGCCGGGCTGGACAAAGTCATCGTGCTGTGGACAGCGAACACGGAGCGCTTCTGCGAAGTGGTCCCGGGCCTCAATGACACCGCTGAGAACCTGCTGCGCACCATCCAG CTGGGCCTGGAAGTGTCGCCCTCCACCCTCTTTGCCGTGGCCAGCATCTTGGAGGGCTGCGCCTTCCTCAATGGGTCCCCACAGAACACGCTGGTGCCTGGTGCCCTCGAGCTTGCATGGCAGCGCCGTGTCTTTGTGGGTGGAGACGACTTCAAGTCGGGGCAGACCAAGGTCAAGTCCGTGCTCGTGGACTTCCTTATTGGCTCTGGCCTCAAG ACCATGTCCATCGTGAGCTACAACCACCTGGGCAACAACGACGGGCAGAACCTGTCGGCGCCGCCACAGTTCCGCTCCAAGGAGGTGTCGAAGAGCAGCGTGGTAGACGACATGGTGCACAGCAACCCAGTGCTCTACTCGCCGGGCGAAGAGCCCGACCACTGC GTGGTCATCAAGTACGTGCCATACGTGGGTGACAGCAAGCGTGCCCTGGATGAGTACACATCGGAGCTGATGCTGGGCGGTACCAACACGCTGGTGCTGCACAACACGTGCGAG GACTCACTCCTGGCCGCGCCCATCATGCTGGACCTGGCCCTGCTGACTGAACTGTGCCAGCGTGTGAGCTTCTGCACCGACATCGACCCGGAGCCGCAGAGCTTCCACCCGGTGCTGTCGCTGCTTGGCTTCCTGTTCAAGGCACCGCTTGCACCACCGGGCAGCCCAGTGGTCAACGCACTCTTCCGCCAGCGCAGCTGCATCGAGAACATCCTCAGGTGTGCCCCGACCTTGGGGATCCCCACCTACGGCCCAGATGTCCACTGGCGGGGCTGTGCACAGAGCCTAGGGACTGCAGGGCAGTCTTGGGATCTGGCCCCGCTGAGCCGTGACCATCTCTCAGGGCCTGCGTGGGGCTCCCGCCGCAGAACCACATGCTTCTGGAGCACAAGATGGAGCGCCCTGGCCTCAAGCAAGTTGGGCATGTGGCCACCGCCTGCCCCGTGCCTTGCAAGAAAGGATCAGCGCCAACTGCCCCCAATGGCTGTACTGGTGACGCCTATGGGCACTCACAGGCTGAGGCACCCCAGATGCCCACCACCTAAGGCCATGGCCATACAGCTCCCCTGTAGCTCCTGCCCCCATTGCTCCTCAGCAGGCGACCCTTCCAGGCTCCCTTCAGACAGACAATAA
- the ELL gene encoding RNA polymerase II elongation factor ELL isoform X1, producing MAALKEARSYGLSCGRVSDGSKVSVFHVKLTDSALRAFESYRASQDSVSLRPSIRFQGSQGHISIPQPDCPTEPRTFSFYLSNIGRDSPQGSFDCIQQYVSSHGDVHLDCLGSIQDKITVCATDDSYQKARQSLAQAEEETRSRGAIVIKPGGRYLGRKVQFRKPAPGAVDAVPSRKRATPINLASAIKKTSAGSVSGGSGVSQRPFRDRVLHLLALRPYRKAELLLRLQKDGLAQADKDALDGLLQQVANVNAKDGTCTLKDCVYKDVQKDWPGYSEGDQKLLKRMLIRKLCQPQSSGGLPGDLAANSPPGEHGSSASPPQKRPQPPDFIDPLANKKPRISHFAQRGQPAVNGKLSVPHGREALLPTPGPLAGTDAHLPLRLEPPRAHDPLADVSNDLGHSGRDCERGEVAAPAPTECLSLPLLTDCAQPSRPHGASLHGKSKKKSKKHKVKERAAEDRHRPRPPDQMSGPLGAPPVAPGLNGTCSSSSVPTSTSETPDYLLKYATISSSEQRQSYKNDFNAEYSEYRDLHARIEQITRRFTQLDAQLRQLSQGSEEYETTRGQILQEYRKIKKTNTNYSQEKHRCEYLHSKLAHIKRLIAEYDQRQLQAWP from the exons GACTCTGTTTCACTGAGACCTTCGATCCGATTTCAAGGAAGTCAGGGG CACATCTCCATCCCCCAGCCTGACTGCCCCACGGAGCCGCGGACGTTCTCCTTCTACCTCTCCAACATCGGCCGTGACAGCCCCCAGGGCAGCTTTGACTGCATCCAGCAGTACGTCTCCAG CCACGGGGATGTCCACCTGGACTGCCTGGGCAGCATCCAGGACAAAATCACAGTGTGTGCCACCGACGACTCCTACCAGAAAGCGcggcagagcctggcacaggcTGAGGAGGAGACGCGGAGTCGAGGCGCCATCGTCATCAAGCCCGGAGGCCGTTACCTGG GCAGAAAGGTTCAGTTTCGGAAACCGGCCCCGGGGGCAGTGGATGCTGTGCCCTCCCGGAAGCGGGCGACCCCCATCAACCTGGCAAGCGCCATCAAGAAAACCAGCGCTGGCAGCGTTAGCGGGGGCAGCGGGGTGTCTCAGCGGCCCTTCCGTGACCGGGTGCTGCACCTCCTGGCGCTGAGGCCCTACCGGAAGGCCGAgctgctgctgaggctgcagAAGGACGGCCTGGCCCAGGCGGACAAGGACGCGCTGGACGGCCTCCTCCAGCAG GTAGCCAACGTGAATGCCAAGGATGGCACGTGCACGCTGAAGGACTGTGTGTACAAGGATGTACAGAAGGACTGGCCCGGCTACTCAGAGGGGGACCAGAAGTTGCTGAAGCGGATGCTCATCCG GAAGTTGTGCCAGCCACAGAGCTCAGGCGGCCTCCCTGGGGACCTTGCGGCCAACAGTCCCCCGGGCGAGCACGGGAGCTCAGCCTCACCCCCTCAG aaACGGCCACAGCCTCCTGATTTCATCGACCCTCTGGCCAACAAGAAACCCAGGATATCGCACTTCGCCCAGAGAGGTCAGCCTGCAGTCAATGGGAAACTGAGTGTGCCCCACGGCCGTGAGGCCCTGCTTCCCACCCCGGGCCCACTGGCTGGTACAGACGCCCACCTGCCCCTGCGGCTGGAGCCACCACGGGCCCACGACCCCCTGGCCGACGTCAGCAACGACCTGGGCCACAGCGGCCGGGATTGCGAGCGTGGGGAAGTGGCCGCCCCGGCACCTACTGAGTGCCTCAGCCTGCCCCTGCTGACGGACTGTGCCCAGCCCAGCAGGCCCCACGGCGCCTCCTTGCACGGCAAGTCCAAGAAGAAATCCAAGAAGCACAAAGTCAAGGAGAGGGCGGCTGAGGACAGGCACCGGCCCCGGCCGCCAGACCAGATGTCGGGCCCCCTTGGAGCCCCACCAGTCGCCCCGG GTTTAAATGGGACCTGCAGCAGCTCAAGTGTTCCCACGTCGACCTCGGAGACTCCCGACTACTTGCT AAAATACGCCACTATCTCCTCTTCGGAGCAGCGCCAGAGCTACAAAAACGACTTCAATGCTGAGTATAGCGAGTACCGAGACCTGCACGCCCGCATCGAGCAGATCACACGGCGCTTCACGCAGCTCGATGCCCAGCTCCGGCAGCTCTCCCAGGGCTCTGAGGAGTACGAG ACTACTCGTGGGCAGATTTTACAGGAATATCGAAAAATCAAGAAG ACCAACACCAACTACAGCCAGGAGAAGCACCGCTGCGAGTACCTGCACAGCAAGCTGGCCCACATCAAGAGGCTCATCGCTGAGTACGACCAGCGGCAGCTGCAGGCCTGGCCTTAG
- the ELL gene encoding RNA polymerase II elongation factor ELL isoform X2, translating to MTRGLTGLLLKDSMTDVCVDSVSLRPSIRFQGSQGHISIPQPDCPTEPRTFSFYLSNIGRDSPQGSFDCIQQYVSSHGDVHLDCLGSIQDKITVCATDDSYQKARQSLAQAEEETRSRGAIVIKPGGRYLGRKVQFRKPAPGAVDAVPSRKRATPINLASAIKKTSAGSVSGGSGVSQRPFRDRVLHLLALRPYRKAELLLRLQKDGLAQADKDALDGLLQQVANVNAKDGTCTLKDCVYKDVQKDWPGYSEGDQKLLKRMLIRKLCQPQSSGGLPGDLAANSPPGEHGSSASPPQKRPQPPDFIDPLANKKPRISHFAQRGQPAVNGKLSVPHGREALLPTPGPLAGTDAHLPLRLEPPRAHDPLADVSNDLGHSGRDCERGEVAAPAPTECLSLPLLTDCAQPSRPHGASLHGKSKKKSKKHKVKERAAEDRHRPRPPDQMSGPLGAPPVAPGLNGTCSSSSVPTSTSETPDYLLKYATISSSEQRQSYKNDFNAEYSEYRDLHARIEQITRRFTQLDAQLRQLSQGSEEYETTRGQILQEYRKIKKTNTNYSQEKHRCEYLHSKLAHIKRLIAEYDQRQLQAWP from the exons GACTCTGTTTCACTGAGACCTTCGATCCGATTTCAAGGAAGTCAGGGG CACATCTCCATCCCCCAGCCTGACTGCCCCACGGAGCCGCGGACGTTCTCCTTCTACCTCTCCAACATCGGCCGTGACAGCCCCCAGGGCAGCTTTGACTGCATCCAGCAGTACGTCTCCAG CCACGGGGATGTCCACCTGGACTGCCTGGGCAGCATCCAGGACAAAATCACAGTGTGTGCCACCGACGACTCCTACCAGAAAGCGcggcagagcctggcacaggcTGAGGAGGAGACGCGGAGTCGAGGCGCCATCGTCATCAAGCCCGGAGGCCGTTACCTGG GCAGAAAGGTTCAGTTTCGGAAACCGGCCCCGGGGGCAGTGGATGCTGTGCCCTCCCGGAAGCGGGCGACCCCCATCAACCTGGCAAGCGCCATCAAGAAAACCAGCGCTGGCAGCGTTAGCGGGGGCAGCGGGGTGTCTCAGCGGCCCTTCCGTGACCGGGTGCTGCACCTCCTGGCGCTGAGGCCCTACCGGAAGGCCGAgctgctgctgaggctgcagAAGGACGGCCTGGCCCAGGCGGACAAGGACGCGCTGGACGGCCTCCTCCAGCAG GTAGCCAACGTGAATGCCAAGGATGGCACGTGCACGCTGAAGGACTGTGTGTACAAGGATGTACAGAAGGACTGGCCCGGCTACTCAGAGGGGGACCAGAAGTTGCTGAAGCGGATGCTCATCCG GAAGTTGTGCCAGCCACAGAGCTCAGGCGGCCTCCCTGGGGACCTTGCGGCCAACAGTCCCCCGGGCGAGCACGGGAGCTCAGCCTCACCCCCTCAG aaACGGCCACAGCCTCCTGATTTCATCGACCCTCTGGCCAACAAGAAACCCAGGATATCGCACTTCGCCCAGAGAGGTCAGCCTGCAGTCAATGGGAAACTGAGTGTGCCCCACGGCCGTGAGGCCCTGCTTCCCACCCCGGGCCCACTGGCTGGTACAGACGCCCACCTGCCCCTGCGGCTGGAGCCACCACGGGCCCACGACCCCCTGGCCGACGTCAGCAACGACCTGGGCCACAGCGGCCGGGATTGCGAGCGTGGGGAAGTGGCCGCCCCGGCACCTACTGAGTGCCTCAGCCTGCCCCTGCTGACGGACTGTGCCCAGCCCAGCAGGCCCCACGGCGCCTCCTTGCACGGCAAGTCCAAGAAGAAATCCAAGAAGCACAAAGTCAAGGAGAGGGCGGCTGAGGACAGGCACCGGCCCCGGCCGCCAGACCAGATGTCGGGCCCCCTTGGAGCCCCACCAGTCGCCCCGG GTTTAAATGGGACCTGCAGCAGCTCAAGTGTTCCCACGTCGACCTCGGAGACTCCCGACTACTTGCT AAAATACGCCACTATCTCCTCTTCGGAGCAGCGCCAGAGCTACAAAAACGACTTCAATGCTGAGTATAGCGAGTACCGAGACCTGCACGCCCGCATCGAGCAGATCACACGGCGCTTCACGCAGCTCGATGCCCAGCTCCGGCAGCTCTCCCAGGGCTCTGAGGAGTACGAG ACTACTCGTGGGCAGATTTTACAGGAATATCGAAAAATCAAGAAG ACCAACACCAACTACAGCCAGGAGAAGCACCGCTGCGAGTACCTGCACAGCAAGCTGGCCCACATCAAGAGGCTCATCGCTGAGTACGACCAGCGGCAGCTGCAGGCCTGGCCTTAG
- the ISYNA1 gene encoding inositol-3-phosphate synthase 1 isoform X2 has translation MEAASEFVVESPDVVYSPEAIEAQYEYRTTCVSREGGVLKVHPTSTRFTFRTARQVPRLGVMLVGWGGNNGSTLTAAVLANRLRLSWPTRTGRKEANYYGSLTQAGTVSLGLDAEGQEVFVPFSSLLPMVAPDDIVFDGWDISSLNLAEAMRRAQVLDWGLQEQLWPHMEALRPRPSVYIPEFIAANQSARADNVIPGTRAQQLEQIRRDIRDFRSSAGLDKVIVLWTANTERFCEVVPGLNDTAENLLRTIQLGLEVSPSTLFAVASILEGCAFLNGSPQNTLVPGALELAWQRRVFVGGDDFKSGQTKVKSVLVDFLIGSGLKTMSIVSYNHLGNNDGQNLSAPPQFRSKEVSKSSVVDDMVHSNPVLYSPGEEPDHCVVIKYVPYVGDSKRALDEYTSELMLGGTNTLVLHNTCEDSLLAAPIMLDLALLTELCQRVSFCTDIDPEPQSFHPVLSLLGFLFKAPLAPPGSPVVNALFRQRSCIENILRACVGLPPQNHMLLEHKMERPGLKQVGHVATACPVPCKKGSAPTAPNGCTGDAYGHSQAEAPQMPTT, from the exons ATGGAGGCCGCAAGTGAGTTCGTGGTCGAGAGCCCCGACGTGGTCTACAGCCCCGAGGCCATCGAGGCGCAGTATGAGTACCGGACGACGTGCGTCAGCCGCGAGGGCGGCGTCCTCAAG GTGCACCCCACGTCCACGCGCTTCACCTTCCGGACCGCCCGGCAGGTGCCCCGGCTCGGGGTCATGCTCGTCGGCTGGGGCGGGAACAACGGCTCCACGCTGACCGCTGCCGTGCTGGCCAACCGACTGCGCCTGTCCTGGCCCACGCGCACCGGCCGCAAG GAGGCCAACTACTACGGCTCGCTGACGCAGGCGGGCACTGTTAGCCTGGGTCTGGACGCCGAGGGCCAGGAGGTGTTCGTGCCCTTCAGCTCGCTGCTGCCCATGGTGGCACCCGACGACATCGTGTTCGACG GCTGGGACATATCGTCGCTGAACCTGGCGGAGGCGATGCGGCGCGCGCAGGTACTGGATTGGGGGCTGCAGGAGCAACTGTGGCCGCACATGGAGGCCCTGCGCCCGCGGCCCTCCGTCTACATCCCCGAGTTCATCGCAGCTAACCAGAGCGCGCGCGCCGACAACGTAATCCCGGGCACGCGCGCGCAGCAG ctggagCAGATCCGTAGGGACATCCGCGACTTCCGGTCCAGCGCCGGGCTGGACAAAGTCATCGTGCTGTGGACAGCGAACACGGAGCGCTTCTGCGAAGTGGTCCCGGGCCTCAATGACACCGCTGAGAACCTGCTGCGCACCATCCAG CTGGGCCTGGAAGTGTCGCCCTCCACCCTCTTTGCCGTGGCCAGCATCTTGGAGGGCTGCGCCTTCCTCAATGGGTCCCCACAGAACACGCTGGTGCCTGGTGCCCTCGAGCTTGCATGGCAGCGCCGTGTCTTTGTGGGTGGAGACGACTTCAAGTCGGGGCAGACCAAGGTCAAGTCCGTGCTCGTGGACTTCCTTATTGGCTCTGGCCTCAAG ACCATGTCCATCGTGAGCTACAACCACCTGGGCAACAACGACGGGCAGAACCTGTCGGCGCCGCCACAGTTCCGCTCCAAGGAGGTGTCGAAGAGCAGCGTGGTAGACGACATGGTGCACAGCAACCCAGTGCTCTACTCGCCGGGCGAAGAGCCCGACCACTGC GTGGTCATCAAGTACGTGCCATACGTGGGTGACAGCAAGCGTGCCCTGGATGAGTACACATCGGAGCTGATGCTGGGCGGTACCAACACGCTGGTGCTGCACAACACGTGCGAG GACTCACTCCTGGCCGCGCCCATCATGCTGGACCTGGCCCTGCTGACTGAACTGTGCCAGCGTGTGAGCTTCTGCACCGACATCGACCCGGAGCCGCAGAGCTTCCACCCGGTGCTGTCGCTGCTTGGCTTCCTGTTCAAGGCACCGCTTGCACCACCGGGCAGCCCAGTGGTCAACGCACTCTTCCGCCAGCGCAGCTGCATCGAGAACATCCTCAG GGCCTGCGTGGGGCTCCCGCCGCAGAACCACATGCTTCTGGAGCACAAGATGGAGCGCCCTGGCCTCAAGCAAGTTGGGCATGTGGCCACCGCCTGCCCCGTGCCTTGCAAGAAAGGATCAGCGCCAACTGCCCCCAATGGCTGTACTGGTGACGCCTATGGGCACTCACAGGCTGAGGCACCCCAGATGCCCACCACCTAA